A genomic stretch from Solanum stenotomum isolate F172 chromosome 8, ASM1918654v1, whole genome shotgun sequence includes:
- the LOC125875088 gene encoding zinc finger protein 10-like, giving the protein MWNPKDDDDSWEVRAFEEDTGNSMGATWPPRFYSCTFCRREFRSAQALGGHMNVHRSDRVRLNQTPSHASNSSTFNFPNANSTLLIQNQKFIQNGGLCFLYSMPNYNNPNHTTIKSSNVDPSNLLSNISPFLTNNLMSPCTIPSSYFQPHNISSSSFNTSEPSASNSTSNDNNRDKRDSTIEDEIDLELRLGWSSATPR; this is encoded by the coding sequence ATGTGGAACCCTAAGGATGACGATGATTCGTGGGAAGTTAGGGCTTTTGAGGAAGATACTGGCAATTCCATGGGTGCAACTTGGCCGCCAAGGTTCTATAGTTGCACCTTTTGTCGGAGAGAGTTCCGGTCCGCCCAAGCCTTAGGTGGTCACATGAATGTGCACCGTAGTGACCGTGTCAGGCTCAATCAAACACCGTCACATGCTTCAAATAGCTCCACTTTTAATTTCCCCAATGCCAATTCTACCCTCCTTATCCAAAATCAAAAATTCATCCAAAATGGTGGACTTTGCTTTCTTTACTCCATGCCTAATTATAATAACCCTAATCATACAACAATTAAATCTAGTAATGTGGATCCCTCAAATCTTCTCTCCAATATCTCACCCTTtttgacaaataatttgatGTCTCCTTGCACTATTCCATCTTCATATTTCCAGCCTCACAACATCAGCTCATCATCATTTAACACAAGTGAACCTTCAGCATCTAATAGTACTAGTAACGACAATAATCGCGATAAGAGGGATTCAACCATTGAAGATGAGATTGATCTTGAGCTCAGGCTAGGATGGAGTTCAGCAACACCAAGATGA